From [Clostridium] symbiosum, a single genomic window includes:
- a CDS encoding ABC transporter substrate-binding protein, translated as MKKKVFASLLIGAMAASMLSGCSSGNTAETTKAPETEAVSAAESTEEAKTSEAASEAGQSGELAEGKYTIGIGQFAVHGSLDNCREGFIQGLAEEGFVEGENLTILYENANADGGTSSQIITNFISKKADLICGIATPIAQSAYSAARKTGTPVIYTAVTDPVMAELANADGTPVGEVTGTSDKLPVTEQLQMIREILPDAKKIGIMYSTSEVNSLSTIEEYKAAAPEYGFEIVESGVSSTADVPLAVDQLVQKVDCINNLTDNTVVSALQVVLDAANKKGIPVFGSEVEQVKVGCLASEGLDYVALGRQTGQMAAKVLKGEAKASEMNFEIIKGASFYGNTKVAENLGITLPESLTADAAEMFDEITQ; from the coding sequence ATGAAAAAGAAAGTATTTGCATCATTATTAATCGGCGCTATGGCAGCATCCATGTTATCCGGCTGTTCTTCAGGAAATACGGCAGAGACGACAAAAGCACCAGAGACAGAGGCCGTCTCCGCAGCAGAATCCACAGAGGAGGCCAAAACTTCCGAAGCCGCTTCCGAGGCAGGGCAGTCCGGAGAGCTTGCAGAAGGAAAATATACAATCGGTATCGGCCAGTTTGCCGTTCACGGTTCACTCGACAACTGCCGCGAAGGTTTCATCCAGGGACTTGCGGAAGAAGGTTTTGTGGAGGGTGAGAACCTGACCATCCTCTATGAGAACGCCAATGCCGACGGTGGAACATCCAGCCAGATTATCACCAATTTTATTTCCAAAAAAGCTGATTTAATCTGCGGCATTGCAACTCCAATCGCACAGAGCGCCTACAGTGCAGCCAGAAAAACGGGAACCCCGGTTATCTATACGGCAGTAACCGACCCGGTTATGGCTGAGCTTGCCAATGCAGACGGCACACCGGTCGGTGAAGTGACGGGAACCAGTGACAAGCTTCCTGTAACGGAACAGCTTCAGATGATCCGTGAGATTCTCCCGGATGCAAAAAAGATTGGTATCATGTACAGCACAAGCGAGGTTAACTCCCTCTCCACAATTGAAGAATATAAAGCGGCCGCTCCGGAATACGGATTTGAAATAGTTGAAAGCGGCGTTTCCTCCACGGCAGACGTTCCGCTGGCAGTTGACCAGCTGGTTCAGAAGGTTGACTGTATCAACAACCTGACGGATAATACGGTAGTAAGCGCTCTTCAGGTTGTCCTGGATGCGGCTAACAAAAAAGGTATCCCGGTATTCGGAAGTGAAGTAGAACAGGTTAAGGTAGGCTGCCTTGCATCCGAGGGACTTGACTATGTTGCTCTCGGAAGACAGACAGGACAGATGGCTGCCAAAGTGTTAAAGGGTGAAGCAAAAGCCAGCGAAATGAATTTTGAAATCATCAAGGGCGCTTCTTTCTACGGCAACACAAAGGTTGCGGAAAACCTGGGCATCACTTTACCGGAAAGTCTGACCGCAGATGCGGCGGAAATGTTTGACGAAATCACACAATAA
- a CDS encoding isochorismatase family cysteine hydrolase, translated as MKKLLAVIDMQNDFVDGSLGTEEARAIVPGVKALIEQYRDEGQEVVFTLDTHDSGYLDTLEGKNLPVAHCIKGTKGWELCSQLNGYEGKRFEKPTFGCTGLAEYVKEGGYESVELAGLCTDICVISNALLIKAAVPNTPVSVRAGCCAGVTPESHENALKAMSMCQVEIS; from the coding sequence ATGAAAAAATTGCTGGCGGTCATTGACATGCAGAATGATTTTGTAGATGGTTCCCTGGGGACGGAAGAGGCCCGGGCGATTGTACCGGGCGTCAAAGCCCTGATTGAGCAGTACCGCGATGAGGGCCAGGAGGTGGTCTTTACACTGGACACTCATGACAGCGGTTACCTGGATACACTGGAGGGCAAAAACCTGCCGGTTGCGCATTGCATCAAGGGTACAAAAGGTTGGGAACTATGCAGCCAGTTGAACGGTTATGAAGGAAAACGCTTTGAAAAGCCGACGTTCGGCTGCACCGGGCTGGCCGAATATGTGAAAGAGGGGGGCTATGAGTCGGTTGAACTGGCGGGCCTCTGTACGGATATCTGCGTTATTTCCAATGCGCTTCTCATCAAAGCGGCCGTTCCCAATACACCGGTGAGCGTCAGGGCCGGCTGCTGCGCGGGCGTGACGCCGGAGAGCCATGAAAACGCGCTGAAGGCCATGAGCATGTGCCAGGTGGAAATTAGTTGA
- a CDS encoding ATP-binding cassette domain-containing protein, translating into MLELKHIDKYYNHGTVNEMCLFEDFNLTIDEHDFVSVVGSNGSGKTTLLNIICGSIPVDSGRIIINGKDISRMPEFKRQRTIGRVYQNPAMGTCPNMTILENMALADTKGKPFNLKRGTDKQRIDYYRENLSTLGLGLEDKLEVKVGVLSGGQRQAMALLMSTMTPIEFLILDEHTAALDPKTAEIIMELTGKIVREKKLTTIMVTHNLRYAVEYGNRLLMMHQGHAILDQKGEDKKATRVEDLLDRFNEISIECGN; encoded by the coding sequence ATGCTGGAATTAAAACACATTGATAAGTATTATAACCACGGGACAGTCAATGAGATGTGCCTGTTTGAGGATTTTAATCTGACCATTGATGAACACGACTTTGTATCCGTCGTCGGGAGCAACGGTTCCGGCAAGACGACACTTTTAAATATCATCTGCGGCAGCATTCCGGTCGACAGCGGACGGATTATCATAAACGGCAAGGATATCAGCCGCATGCCTGAATTCAAACGCCAGCGCACCATCGGCCGCGTTTACCAGAATCCGGCCATGGGGACCTGCCCCAATATGACCATCCTGGAAAATATGGCCCTAGCGGACACAAAGGGAAAACCGTTCAATTTGAAACGCGGCACCGACAAGCAAAGGATTGATTATTACCGTGAAAACCTGAGCACCCTCGGCCTGGGCCTGGAAGATAAGCTGGAAGTGAAGGTCGGCGTACTCTCCGGCGGACAGAGGCAGGCAATGGCGCTTCTGATGTCCACTATGACACCGATCGAATTCCTGATCCTGGATGAGCACACCGCTGCCCTGGATCCGAAAACGGCCGAAATCATCATGGAACTGACCGGAAAGATTGTGCGTGAAAAGAAACTGACCACCATCATGGTTACCCACAATCTCCGCTATGCCGTTGAATATGGCAACCGCCTCCTGATGATGCATCAGGGCCATGCCATTCTCGATCAGAAAGGCGAGGATAAAAAGGCAACAAGGGTAGAGGATCTGCTCGACCGATTCAACGAGATCAGTATTGAGTGCGGCAACTAA
- a CDS encoding ABC transporter permease, protein MSILLGVLNEGLIYALMALGVYITYTILDFPDLSVDSTFPMGAAVTATLILAGLPPFLTLFIAFAAGALAGMVTGLIHVKLKVRDLLSGIIVMTALYSLNLRITGDKANLPIFSKDTIFDNEFVYGLPSPLGEFSTVIILLLIVVVVKVLLDMYMKTRSGYLLRAVGDNETLVTSLAKDKGSVKIIGLALANGLAALSGAVYCQQKGFFEISVGTGTIVMGLASVIIGTKVFARFGKLKATTAVILGTIVYKGCVSMAMALGLKTLYLKLITSIFFLVILVVSENGKKKVK, encoded by the coding sequence ATGTCTATCCTACTTGGCGTTTTGAATGAAGGTTTAATCTATGCACTGATGGCTTTGGGCGTTTATATCACCTACACCATCCTCGACTTTCCGGATCTTTCGGTAGACAGTACATTCCCCATGGGAGCGGCTGTCACCGCCACTCTGATACTTGCCGGACTGCCGCCGTTTCTCACTCTTTTTATCGCATTTGCGGCAGGCGCCCTGGCCGGAATGGTTACAGGACTGATCCATGTCAAACTGAAGGTGCGCGACCTTCTTTCAGGAATTATCGTCATGACGGCGCTGTATTCCCTGAACTTAAGAATCACAGGAGACAAGGCAAACCTGCCGATTTTCAGTAAAGATACGATTTTTGACAATGAGTTTGTTTACGGGCTCCCGTCACCACTCGGTGAATTCAGCACCGTAATCATCCTTCTTCTGATTGTCGTTGTAGTCAAGGTACTTCTCGACATGTACATGAAAACACGCTCCGGCTATCTTCTGCGTGCCGTAGGCGACAATGAAACTCTGGTCACCTCCTTAGCCAAGGATAAGGGCTCCGTCAAAATCATCGGTCTGGCGCTGGCAAACGGCCTGGCCGCCCTCTCGGGCGCAGTGTACTGCCAGCAGAAGGGATTCTTTGAGATTTCCGTCGGCACCGGTACCATTGTTATGGGCCTTGCAAGCGTTATCATCGGAACCAAGGTATTTGCCAGATTCGGGAAACTGAAAGCTACGACGGCCGTTATCCTGGGAACCATCGTATATAAAGGCTGCGTCTCCATGGCCATGGCCCTCGGACTTAAAACACTGTACTTAAAGCTCATCACATCCATATTCTTCCTTGTGATCCTTGTAGTCAGTGAGAATGGAAAGAAGAAGGTGAAATAG
- a CDS encoding ABC transporter permease, translated as MKKRNYNLIIGTAITLFFLVLAVMGQFWTPYGTTAMDSLSVNLAPSFSHPMGTDNFGRDILSRVMNGSGSTFFVAVCTVLIGGVFGTLVGAVTGYFGGWIDDAVMRVNDMLLSFPSILLALIVISLMGPGRYNIILALGILFIPSFARIVRSEVIRCRELDFVKSARIMGAGNFRIIFLHILPNAGVSILTAAAIGFNNAVLAEASMSYLGLGIQPPEPSLGRMLSEAQSYIFNAPWYAIFPGITIILIILGFSMVSEGLRTLQE; from the coding sequence ATGAAGAAAAGAAATTACAATCTGATTATAGGGACTGCCATTACCTTATTCTTTCTGGTACTGGCCGTGATGGGCCAGTTCTGGACGCCCTACGGTACGACGGCCATGGATTCCCTTTCTGTGAACCTGGCTCCCTCATTTTCACATCCGATGGGAACCGACAATTTTGGAAGGGACATTTTAAGCCGCGTCATGAACGGAAGCGGCAGCACCTTTTTTGTAGCGGTCTGCACCGTGCTGATCGGAGGCGTTTTCGGCACGCTGGTAGGAGCCGTAACAGGCTATTTCGGGGGTTGGATTGACGATGCCGTCATGCGTGTCAACGACATGCTCCTCTCATTTCCCAGTATCCTGCTGGCCCTGATCGTCATCAGCCTTATGGGACCCGGGAGATATAACATCATCCTGGCCCTCGGCATTCTATTCATTCCCAGCTTTGCCCGCATCGTGCGGAGCGAGGTGATACGCTGCCGTGAACTGGACTTTGTCAAAAGCGCGCGTATTATGGGTGCGGGAAATTTCCGCATTATTTTCCTGCATATCCTTCCCAATGCCGGCGTCAGCATCCTGACCGCGGCCGCCATTGGCTTCAACAATGCGGTGCTGGCGGAGGCCAGCATGAGTTATCTCGGCCTTGGCATTCAGCCTCCGGAACCAAGCCTCGGGCGCATGCTTTCGGAGGCGCAGTCCTATATCTTTAACGCACCCTGGTACGCGATATTTCCGGGCATCACTATCATTTTGATTATTTTGGGTTTCAGCATGGTCAGTGAAGGCCTGAGAACCCTTCAGGAATAG
- a CDS encoding Sir2 family NAD-dependent protein deacetylase yields MDSQIVYLQEILGKSNYTVALCGSGMMEESGFIGIKKPERAYEIECIYGASPEEIFTSAYYNTRPSKFFDFYKKEILEKIPEPSPSSHIMAAMERAGHLQCIITSNIFEQEKRGGCENVIDLHGTIYRNRCPHCGEYYSVEDIMGEKGVPHCRICNSVIRPLVSLFGEMVDSRIMTRTTEEIGKAEVLLLLGTTLNSDVFSHYIRYFSGKHLILIHKAEHYMDNKADLVIIDEPGNVLCQLGY; encoded by the coding sequence ATGGACAGTCAAATCGTGTATTTACAGGAGATTTTGGGGAAAAGCAATTATACGGTGGCGCTCTGCGGTTCCGGTATGATGGAGGAGAGCGGATTTATCGGTATCAAGAAACCGGAGCGGGCTTATGAGATTGAGTGTATTTACGGAGCCTCACCGGAGGAGATCTTTACAAGCGCCTATTACAACACACGCCCGTCTAAGTTTTTCGATTTCTACAAAAAAGAAATTCTGGAGAAGATACCTGAGCCCAGCCCGTCCAGCCATATTATGGCGGCCATGGAGAGAGCGGGACACCTGCAGTGCATCATCACATCCAATATCTTTGAACAGGAGAAGAGGGGTGGCTGTGAGAACGTCATCGACCTGCACGGCACGATTTATAGGAACCGCTGTCCCCACTGCGGGGAATATTACTCAGTGGAGGATATTATGGGCGAGAAGGGCGTGCCCCATTGCAGAATATGTAACTCCGTGATTCGTCCCCTTGTTTCACTGTTCGGTGAGATGGTGGACAGCCGCATCATGACGAGAACGACGGAGGAGATCGGAAAGGCAGAGGTACTGCTCCTCCTGGGAACGACTTTGAATTCAGATGTATTTTCCCATTATATCCGGTATTTCAGCGGGAAGCACCTCATCCTGATCCATAAGGCGGAGCATTATATGGATAATAAAGCGGATCTGGTGATTATTGATGAGCCGGGCAATGTCCTTTGCCAGCTTGGATATTGA
- a CDS encoding TetR/AcrR family transcriptional regulator — MGIRERRDGEKAEMRKKIMDAAVEIINQDGYENLSIRKIAAKIEYSPTAIYLYYRDKGQIISDMADGLCRETQSSAAACLEADKSAPVTQQLRAVLADFIRCLTGKPEMAKAVIYSGMNVIFANDNKDSTPANEGINMLDQLLLKGIEEERFRPGIRGTGWMIVSALLGFVISAIENQLYLLEDFNRLADDFVELLTEGISR; from the coding sequence ATGGGAATCAGAGAACGGCGTGACGGAGAGAAGGCGGAGATGAGAAAGAAGATCATGGACGCCGCCGTTGAAATTATTAACCAGGACGGGTACGAGAACTTATCAATCAGGAAGATAGCGGCAAAAATCGAATATTCCCCAACGGCGATTTATCTTTATTACAGGGATAAAGGACAGATTATTTCCGATATGGCCGACGGTCTCTGCCGTGAGACGCAGAGCAGCGCGGCCGCCTGTCTGGAGGCGGACAAAAGTGCTCCCGTGACGCAGCAGCTCCGGGCGGTTCTGGCGGATTTTATAAGATGTCTCACCGGGAAACCGGAGATGGCGAAAGCGGTTATCTACAGCGGAATGAACGTAATTTTTGCAAATGATAATAAAGATTCTACTCCGGCCAACGAGGGAATCAATATGCTGGACCAGCTCCTTTTAAAGGGAATTGAAGAAGAAAGATTCAGGCCCGGTATCCGCGGCACAGGATGGATGATTGTAAGCGCACTTCTGGGATTTGTCATAAGCGCCATTGAAAACCAGCTCTATCTCCTCGAAGATTTTAACCGGCTTGCAGACGATTTTGTGGAACTGTTGACAGAAGGGATCAGCCGCTGA
- a CDS encoding ABC transporter ATP-binding protein — protein sequence MKPIVEIKDLAIGFPEGRITSPAVKGISFEIREGEILGVVGESGSGKSMSALALMGLLPKDAVVTGGQILFKGTDLLTMKDEEKRKLQGSRMAMVFQEPMTSLNPVMKIEKQVGESLRLHTSLSDKEIHRKVVEALIEVGLTDAENLCGKYPHELSGGMRQRVMLAQATVCSPDLIIADEPTTALDVIVQAQILRLLKKIHNENHTSILFISHDLNVVKEICDRVVVVYQGKVVEEGMTREVLQNPKHEYTKHLVSSIPEGHLWEEDEREILRLENLNVYYDTRGEGFLRKKGKKHVIHNVNMTAYDGEILGIVGESGCGKSTLCKTILGLHDNYTGTVQMEDNLRPQMVFQDPFSSLNPARKIGWILEEPLKLRGITERDKRRQMVAKMLVDVGLDPSFADRRPRELSGGQRQRISIGTALMMDSRLIIADEPVSALDVTVQSQILKLILRLHEEKKMTILFITHDLNIVRRICRRVVVLYRGEIVESGLAGEVYRTPAHPYTELLLASIVDGDPETQEKAVADIGEGVPAGFTGCSFYPRCPKRSERCRTEKPGDTRIGETHAARCFQLQGD from the coding sequence ATGAAACCAATCGTGGAAATAAAAGACCTGGCCATCGGCTTTCCGGAGGGCAGAATCACCTCACCGGCAGTAAAAGGCATCAGCTTTGAAATCCGGGAAGGGGAAATCCTGGGAGTGGTGGGAGAGTCAGGCTCCGGCAAATCCATGAGCGCCCTGGCTCTGATGGGACTTCTGCCAAAAGACGCCGTAGTGACGGGAGGGCAGATCCTTTTTAAAGGCACGGATCTGCTTACCATGAAAGACGAAGAAAAGAGAAAACTTCAGGGCAGCAGGATGGCCATGGTGTTTCAGGAACCGATGACCTCCTTAAACCCTGTTATGAAGATAGAAAAGCAGGTGGGGGAGAGCCTGCGTCTGCACACCTCCCTTTCGGATAAAGAGATACACCGGAAGGTGGTGGAAGCGCTTATTGAGGTGGGGCTCACCGACGCCGAAAATCTCTGCGGCAAATATCCCCATGAACTCTCAGGCGGAATGCGCCAGAGGGTCATGCTGGCACAGGCCACGGTCTGTTCTCCGGATCTCATTATCGCCGACGAACCGACGACCGCCCTGGATGTCATTGTCCAGGCCCAGATTCTCAGGCTGTTAAAGAAGATACACAATGAGAACCATACCTCCATTCTCTTTATCTCACACGACTTAAACGTGGTAAAAGAAATCTGCGACCGCGTCGTAGTCGTCTATCAGGGGAAGGTAGTGGAGGAAGGAATGACGAGAGAAGTCCTTCAAAATCCTAAACATGAGTATACAAAACATCTGGTATCATCGATACCGGAAGGACATTTATGGGAGGAGGATGAGAGGGAAATTCTCCGTCTTGAGAATCTGAACGTATACTACGACACAAGGGGAGAAGGTTTTTTACGGAAAAAAGGAAAGAAACATGTGATCCACAACGTGAATATGACGGCATATGACGGCGAGATACTCGGCATCGTGGGAGAGAGCGGCTGCGGTAAGTCCACACTGTGCAAGACGATACTCGGCCTCCATGATAATTATACGGGAACCGTTCAAATGGAAGATAATCTAAGGCCGCAGATGGTATTTCAGGATCCCTTCAGTTCCCTGAACCCGGCCAGGAAAATCGGCTGGATCCTGGAGGAACCGTTGAAGCTGCGTGGAATTACGGAACGGGATAAACGCAGGCAGATGGTGGCCAAAATGCTGGTAGACGTGGGCCTTGATCCTTCCTTTGCCGACAGGAGACCCAGAGAGCTGTCAGGAGGCCAGAGACAGCGAATCAGCATCGGAACGGCGCTTATGATGGATTCCAGACTGATCATTGCGGACGAACCGGTATCAGCCCTGGATGTGACGGTCCAGTCCCAGATTTTGAAGCTGATTTTAAGGCTCCACGAAGAAAAAAAGATGACGATTCTGTTTATCACCCACGACCTCAATATTGTACGCAGGATCTGCCGCCGCGTGGTGGTATTGTACAGGGGAGAGATAGTCGAATCCGGCCTGGCCGGTGAGGTTTACCGCACTCCGGCCCACCCGTACACAGAACTGCTCCTGGCGTCCATAGTGGACGGCGACCCGGAAACACAGGAAAAGGCCGTAGCCGATATCGGGGAAGGCGTTCCCGCGGGATTTACGGGCTGTTCCTTCTATCCCAGATGTCCAAAGCGCAGTGAACGCTGCCGGACGGAAAAGCCCGGGGATACCCGGATAGGGGAAACGCATGCGGCCAGATGTTTTCAACTGCAGGGGGATTAG
- a CDS encoding flavodoxin domain-containing protein yields MKTLILFAGRYGCTRDCADYLKGRLGPGTDVIDLKNRGEADLQQYDWIVIGGSIYMGKIQKEVKSFCTRNLKTLLTKKTALFICCTTPREADHFFKHNFPSPLLEHAEETVNFGGDLRPEKMSFLDRKLAAAVSRLEPKKLGILYENIDGLAAVIAENGA; encoded by the coding sequence ATGAAAACACTGATATTATTTGCGGGCAGATACGGCTGTACGCGGGACTGTGCAGATTATCTGAAGGGCAGACTCGGCCCGGGCACGGATGTGATAGATTTAAAAAACAGGGGAGAGGCAGATTTGCAGCAGTATGACTGGATTGTCATAGGCGGTTCCATCTACATGGGAAAAATACAAAAAGAGGTAAAATCCTTTTGCACCCGGAATCTTAAAACACTGCTTACAAAAAAGACGGCACTTTTCATCTGCTGTACAACACCCAGGGAGGCGGACCACTTTTTCAAGCATAATTTCCCATCCCCGCTGCTGGAACATGCAGAGGAAACGGTAAATTTCGGCGGAGATTTGAGGCCGGAGAAAATGAGTTTTCTGGACCGGAAACTTGCGGCGGCCGTATCCAGACTGGAACCGAAGAAGCTCGGAATACTGTATGAAAATATAGACGGGCTGGCGGCCGTGATTGCGGAAAATGGAGCTTAA
- a CDS encoding GGDEF domain-containing protein has product MKVAKAGKGFLMGITVIWMLLCMTIPAEAKERRVVRVGYPEQYGFTMKDETGQYSGYTYDYLQELAQYTQWEYEFVEIEGSLNDSLSAMLDMLKDGEIDLLGGMNYNEALEEIFDYPGSAYGETGIALTVPDSNWDMTPESFTDREILRVAVVGNGGKQQDAMARYLNSIDQDYEIIRCDNSEEARKSVEEKRADVILEPEVGTKKGFRAVARFSSTPFYMAVTKGNTELLKELNAGMLELEETDPTLMPRLHQKYFNEKSEYLLYESRERTYLEQVGTLKVAVLDGKVPIQSINPKTGEAQGIAVDFLNYISKETGLRFEYIGIKDADEYCRLILDKDVDLILAVPGSNLVMEEFGIVQTLPYMNVSQILIVHKGVDPGELRGKTAAVYDAFGSVEQEAGEVKLYYSPEEAMEAVNKGEADYCHINNYSFQYCINKKTYKNITAIVMTESGSQPLCLGVARDSDLVLHNILNKVIAYMPDSEKERIFYESSINREKLSFMDYARENPGPFAAAALILVAAIGLGLLRNIRNRYEMDRKMALEYRRYRQLSEVVGESVYEYDYRDDVLRFSGDGVRNLGVLEVIKDFSKFGGHLLEEQRISGENTLYHWIMQEEEGTRDVQIISAREPERWYRVTSKVVKDDSGRAVYSIGRVWDIQKEKIEKELLLRRAQHDGMTGIYNSSMVREVISKLLLREKSGGALLIMDIDHFKEINDHFGHSVGDDVLTQVGACMKLIFAGDIYGRLGGDEFIAFIPGDRADRELQEKVEKIRNEFRKIKISPEISGITCSIGVAVRKDEVDFEVLYQKADVLLYEVKKEGRDGYRIG; this is encoded by the coding sequence ATGAAAGTGGCTAAAGCGGGAAAAGGCTTTTTGATGGGGATTACCGTCATATGGATGCTTCTATGCATGACTATACCGGCCGAGGCAAAAGAGAGACGGGTTGTGCGGGTGGGATATCCGGAACAGTACGGATTTACAATGAAGGATGAAACGGGTCAATACTCGGGTTATACATATGATTATCTTCAGGAGCTGGCTCAGTATACCCAGTGGGAATATGAATTCGTGGAGATTGAAGGCTCTCTGAATGATTCACTTTCCGCCATGCTGGATATGCTCAAAGACGGAGAGATCGATCTGCTGGGAGGTATGAACTACAATGAAGCCCTTGAGGAAATATTCGACTATCCCGGAAGCGCATACGGAGAGACCGGGATTGCCCTTACGGTGCCGGACAGCAATTGGGATATGACTCCCGAAAGTTTTACGGACCGGGAAATCCTTAGAGTGGCGGTGGTGGGCAATGGTGGAAAGCAGCAGGATGCCATGGCTCGGTATCTGAATTCAATCGATCAGGATTATGAGATCATACGCTGCGATAACAGTGAGGAAGCCAGAAAGTCCGTGGAAGAAAAGAGGGCGGATGTCATATTGGAACCCGAGGTGGGGACGAAAAAAGGGTTTCGGGCCGTAGCGAGGTTTTCATCCACGCCTTTTTATATGGCGGTAACAAAGGGAAACACGGAACTTTTGAAAGAACTGAATGCCGGAATGCTGGAACTTGAAGAGACCGATCCGACCTTGATGCCCAGACTTCATCAGAAATATTTTAATGAAAAATCCGAATATCTGCTTTATGAAAGCAGGGAGAGGACTTATCTTGAGCAGGTAGGCACATTAAAGGTGGCTGTTCTGGACGGAAAGGTCCCAATACAGAGCATTAATCCGAAGACAGGAGAGGCACAGGGAATTGCGGTAGATTTCCTGAATTATATTTCAAAGGAGACAGGTCTGCGGTTTGAGTATATTGGTATAAAAGATGCGGATGAGTACTGCAGGCTGATCCTGGATAAAGATGTGGATTTAATTTTGGCCGTTCCCGGCAGTAATCTGGTTATGGAGGAGTTTGGAATTGTTCAAACCCTGCCGTACATGAACGTTTCACAGATACTGATTGTGCATAAGGGAGTAGATCCGGGAGAACTGAGGGGAAAGACGGCGGCGGTTTATGATGCATTTGGCTCTGTGGAACAGGAGGCGGGTGAAGTAAAGCTCTACTATTCTCCGGAGGAAGCGATGGAGGCCGTCAACAAGGGGGAAGCGGATTACTGTCATATTAATAATTATTCATTTCAATACTGTATAAACAAAAAAACGTATAAAAATATTACGGCAATTGTCATGACGGAAAGCGGCAGCCAGCCGCTCTGCCTCGGTGTCGCAAGGGACTCGGACCTGGTACTGCATAATATATTAAATAAGGTGATTGCCTATATGCCGGATTCCGAAAAAGAGAGGATATTTTATGAAAGTTCCATCAACAGGGAGAAACTCTCTTTTATGGATTATGCCAGAGAGAATCCCGGACCGTTTGCGGCAGCCGCATTGATACTCGTGGCGGCAATTGGTTTGGGGCTGCTGCGAAATATACGCAACAGGTATGAGATGGATCGGAAAATGGCTTTGGAATACAGGCGTTATAGACAGCTTTCGGAGGTAGTCGGGGAGAGTGTTTATGAGTATGATTACAGAGATGATGTTTTGAGATTTTCCGGTGACGGAGTTCGGAATCTGGGAGTTCTGGAGGTCATTAAGGACTTCAGTAAGTTTGGCGGGCATCTGCTTGAGGAACAGAGGATTTCCGGTGAAAATACGCTTTACCATTGGATTATGCAGGAAGAAGAGGGCACGAGGGATGTTCAGATTATATCTGCCAGGGAGCCGGAACGGTGGTATCGTGTTACTTCCAAGGTGGTAAAGGATGATTCGGGCCGGGCCGTGTATTCGATCGGCCGTGTCTGGGATATCCAGAAAGAAAAGATCGAAAAGGAACTTCTCCTGAGGAGAGCGCAGCATGACGGAATGACAGGAATCTACAATTCTTCCATGGTTCGTGAAGTGATTTCCAAACTGCTGCTCAGAGAGAAGAGCGGTGGAGCGCTGCTGATTATGGATATTGATCATTTTAAGGAGATTAATGATCATTTTGGCCATTCCGTGGGAGATGACGTGCTGACCCAGGTTGGCGCATGCATGAAGCTTATTTTTGCAGGAGACATCTACGGCCGTCTGGGCGGCGATGAATTTATCGCCTTCATACCAGGCGACAGAGCAGACAGGGAACTGCAGGAAAAAGTGGAAAAAATCAGGAACGAATTCAGGAAGATTAAAATCAGTCCCGAAATATCCGGAATTACGTGCAGCATTGGTGTGGCGGTAAGAAAGGACGAGGTTGATTTTGAGGTGCTGTACCAGAAAGCAGATGTTCTGCTGTATGAGGTGAAAAAAGAAGGCCGCGATGGCTACCGGATCGGATAA